The window attatgctaaaacacATAAGAACTGTCatattttcatctcatttcTTGCGTTCCATACCAACTTTCATTACAATATTttacctacacatcttactatcactatttaGAAATATATTCATTCTCACTACACCATGAACAATATATAAATCATATTCAATCTTACTATCAATACTTTAATCAACACGTGAAACATAATGAATCAAATAACAACATAATAAATGTCATACacgcattattaattttttgtagGAGTAACCGAACTTTAGATAATGTGTGTTACACATGTTAATAAGTCGAATATTGGTGTttaatacttaattaattattgaaaaatTAGTAATTTCTTTGATAAATCACCTTCTTAAATCTTAAGATACTTGCATTaccttattttattttttgttgtttcgttttttttaaaaaaatttattacaatATAGAACGGGATTTTGTTGTATGATAAGAATAAAGAAATAATACATTAATTTTTAGGAGTGGTtctcacgtgagaccgtctcacggatcttaatctgtgagacgggtgaaccatatccatattcacagtaacaagtaatactcttagcataaaaaaaaatactttttcatggatgacccaaataagagatccgtctcacaaatacgatccgtgagaccgtcgcaCATAAGTTGTTGTCAATTTTTAGAATATGGGAAAATAAGATTATAAGAAACGATGGTCATAATTAGATTACAAATTTATTACATATAtattattgtaattattattaaatgtttatttgAAAGGACTAATTATTTGAAGCCGTATATGCTTTTCTTTTTCGGGCGAATTACATAACATTGCGTTAGCTTCTTTAAACAAACCTAAAATTGCTGTGTATCAACTCAAAAGGGTTTATTTAGGGTTTAAGCGTAGCCCCTGGAGTAAGCTCAGCTCCTGGAGAACAACGGAATTCGAAAATTATTGCAATTCCGCCGCTAAATTTTTAAGATTTCTCTTAAAAATGGGAGTGGACAAAGGGAAGAAGCAGAAATTGGAGGAAGTAGAGGAAGGTAACGACGGCCAGCTGCACATTGATGAGGAGCTGGTTCTATCCATCGAGAAGCTCCAGGAAATTCAAGTGGAGCTTGAAAAAGTAAATCTAATTTCTCTCTGTTGTTAACAGAATGGCTATTTTATGCTTTTATTCATGGTGGGCTGCCTCTAAACTAGAATTTGTTATTTTTCTGGGTGAAAGATTCAGTCTTTATAGGGAGGAGCGCTATATCCTTCAGGAGTTTTAGGGAAAAAGGGTGTTTGATTTAATGGGTGTGATTGTGTTTCAAAATCATTTAACTTTAGGATTTTTTTTCAGTCATGTTTGTTCAGGAGGTGTGTGCTCGCTCTTTGTGTTGAATTTTGAGTTATGGATCATGTGAAAAAGATCATGTGTTCGCACCACATGCATGATAAGGTGTATGCTGTGGAAAAAAGTAGGTGGTGAAAACACGTGTCGATGAGAAAGTGAAATTGGAGTTATGATGGTGCTGGTGGGTCAACTGCTCCAATGAAAAAAACAACCGGGGTTTTCTTTTTCTCCTTTTTTTGGGGGTCTTAACTCTGACAGTTCGCTGGATACTATTGGTCTTTGTAATAAATTGATAGCTCACTATTGATAGCTATGTTAGGGTCCCCATTATGGCGACTCAAAGCTAGCAGCACATTGGTGGCTAGGCTTTTTTTTTTACCTCTTTTTCATTCAGAACCTGAAAGTGCATAACACAACAACTAATGCTAGAACAACTTGATTCTGTTCCTTATGTTCTTCAGATCAATGAAGAAGCAAGTGACAAAGTCCTGGAGGTGGAACAGAAGTACACTGCTATGCGCAAGCCCGTTTATGATAAGCGAAATGAGCACATTAAGTCCATTCCTGATTTTTGGTTGACTGCAGTTAGTGACTATCAAAACTAGTTCTCTCAAAGAAAAAGTGCAATCTATATTGGAAAGTCCTTTTCACTGCTTGAATATTTGTCTCTCTGATTGACATGATCCCACTTCCTGCAGTTTATGAGTCATCCCGCTCTTGGTGAACTTTTGACTGAAAATGACCAGAAGGTTTCATCTTTCTCTCTGCACTTTTTCTATCGGAAAATTTAGGAATAATCATGATTTGTTTTCTCTTCACAGTCTTCATTGTTTTTTGCCCCTCTATTGTAGAAAGCTGTTCCACTAGTGCACAAGGATCGTCAAAGCCTTGAGTACTactttaatttataccttttatCTGCTTTGATTGGGTGGCGTCCTTTCCTTGCACTAGATTTTCAAGTACTTGGGCAACCTTGAAGTAGAAGAATCCAAAGATGTGAAATCCGGTTACTCAATAACATTTGTGAGTCTCCTTCAAAATTCTGATTGTAACTTTAAAGTTTTTGCaagttttgatatgatattttgatGTCCTTTCAGAATTTCGATCCcaatccttactttgaaaattcTGTGCTTACGAAAACTTTGACCTTTCTTGAGGAGGGAACGACGACAATCACCGCTACATCAATTAAGTGGAAGGAAGACTTGGTAAGCTTTTTTGCATCTTGGTAGTTTGAAGACAGTCCAACTGCTGCCTGCATTTTGATTTCATTGTGCGTCCCTGGCTCTTGAAGGGCATTCCTAATGGTGTTGTTGAGGAAAAGAAGGGGAACAAGCGATCTTATGCTGAGGAAAGGTTGTTCCTTCCCTTCTCTTTTTTCTTTCCCCGCCAACTTTTTGTAGCATTGAAAGATAGAGCTTGGAGGTAGGTTTCCAACAGTTCCATAACCATTTAAGCAGTCCTAAATTATCTGCTGACTGTGTCTGTCAACTATATTTCTTACATGTCCGTATTGAATGATTATTTTTGTTAGAAATAATCGGCTCCTCGGTTATAACTGTGCTTAGGCATGGGGTTAATTGGGAAGCACAATGTGGGCTGgcattttgtgtttttgtacaGATGAAAGCTTCGACCAACTGGCTTTCCAAAATTGTATCTTAATGAATTGAGGCCATACTCTCACCGAATAGAGGCCTCAATTTATGAAATCCGTAAATGCTTGGAATAATCAGTAATTTGATGCTAATTTGCTTGAACACGTAACGCTCACCAAACTCTAAAAGTTGTTTGCATTGTAAGTATGGAAGACACTGTAAATTTATGAAATATCTTTTCTAGAGAGAGGTGTGAGCCTTATTATACTGTTTGAGGGCTGCCAGACAGGCTCTGAGGGAGATTATATGGTTTTTGGGGTGAGCATAACTGGTGTATAATTTTAGTCACATTGAACATTTTAGATTTGTGTAGTCTGTGTAATCGCTTACTTATTTCAGTTACAATGTGAAAATGATGCAGCTTTTTTACTTGGTTTAGCGAGACTCAGCATAAAGGCGATATGGTTGAGATTCATGACGAGGTGAAATATATACAAATCACATAATACTTCCAATCATTCATCTTGTTCAGATGctgaaatatatataaattacatTCACGTTTTTTCCTTGTATTGTGAACCTTATTTTCGTAGCAGGTTGCTGAAATCATCAAGGATGATCTGTGGCCAAATCCCCTCACGTACTTTATCAATGTAATATTCGTTCTCATCTTTTTTCCTCCTGTGTTCTAGACATAAATTGAATTTTAGTGAAGTTCAATGCGAGCACGACTTTGAATCTGAAGTTCTTTTTTTATACGCACTTGctttttaatcaattataaatttCACTATTGCAGGATGCCGATGAAGAAGAATTTGACATGGATGAGGAtgacgaagatgatgatgaggTGAGTGTGGAAACTTGCCTTCAATGGTATCTTTAACCTCACCACTATTACAGTGATTCTAAATAGATTATGTAAATTAGTGATATTTATGAACCATCACCTCAGAAATTTCGTCTTGCCGGCTTCCATGTTAGACTTTGATAACCATTCCTTGGTTGTAAATGAACTCTGGACCCGCAGTTTTCGAGTAATCATATATTAGTCTAGTTTTTTTGGTCGTTAACCATGTTTCATGTGAAAAATCTAAAGATAGGGATAAAGGGTGgtttaattttttaaagattttaatatttaatggaCAAAATGTGTTTTATAATATCGGCGAGGTCTGTGCAGGAAAAGGCCAGTGTCGATTCGGAGGATGAAGATGGTGGCGAAGATGAAGATTGAGAAAAGGAAACAAGTATATAAATGCTTTAATATTATCAACTTCATTCTTGATCCTCTGTTTTGTTTAGTTCTGtcttattttctttatttcctTGGTGTTTTTTGAAATGGCAGGCTGCGGCCGAATTATTACGATCTATaaattcactcaatgaagttAAAATTTTGTAgtgaaaataattatattatttcattaCATTCAAATGAACATGTAAGGataaaattcaaaatctaactcTAATTTCATAGGGATAAGTGAAATATTAAGATTGTTTTAGTAAATTTAACTTATATCGTCACTTGTCATCTGAACATCGTCTTCAGTGTTTTGAAATCTTTGGACTTGTTTCTTTGGGTAGATGATATCCTACTTGTGTGAGCACTATCTTTATTTCATTTCGACGAGTAAGATCTTGCtacacatacaatttcaaaaaaaaagtggATCTTATATATGCATGGGTAAATCTTGGTAatccatcctatcatggggGCAATGTCCACAATGGTAGAATGAAATAAACCGTTTCTTCCTTGGACTGTAATTTCATCGGGATAAGTGAAAAATTAAGAATGTAAAATTCGATACTACAATCATCGATTACCTAAGTTGAGTCAAATGTGTGGAGTTTATTATTTATAcgccaaaaaaaaataataataataataataatttgggTCGTTGATCTATAATGAGAGTGTTATCTTCGTCGCCGAAAGTGCTCGGTGAGACGTAGTTCCATGAACGGTTCATGGAGTTGGTTCAATGTTATAGGGAGATTCATCGGGATTTATTattgttttataatttatatattctccaaaaataaaaaaatattgatatacaTTTGATATTGTTAAACAATTGATGTGGGTTGCGATCGACGATCAAATCCGTTGGACATAATATTCAATAGTCAGCCTTTTTTCATTATAGGAAGGTCAATTCGAATTCCCCATCATATGTAGAGATGTCGGAACTGATTAGGTTTGTCGCGCTGGTTCGTCTCTCTACATAAAATAAGTAAGTTGAGTTGAACATTTCTCGGTTTACTTTGTGCAGCAAAATCCCCAAAAATGGCTAGGTCTGGCATATAATTAAAACTAGTGTTCATTCGTGTCACATCCATCTTCTATATTTGACATGATTAATAATACTTATACTTGTAATCAAAATAGGGTTTGAACGATATACATATATTATGAAGTAATTCAAACAAAGAGCATCAAtttgacggtttgtaaaaattttggcataatGTCCCTACATTTTGTATAAGCCAACAACCCAAACAacaacatacatacatataatcATACTCAAACATACACTATATCATTATACACATAAACCGACATAAACATTataaaacttgtttcaaaccatgaCATATAATTcactataatacatatgcggaagctatacaataagacgtCCATGTttccaacttattgagttttataagtgccaacttatacgtatcaatatgcacaaaaagaacatacatatcaagtcgtgatcaacaatgaatctttaaactatgtcatatcatagcatatattcatgttcattttcgtacttgagcctcattagttgacctgtactactgtaattgctttattatatagctaatATTGTGTTAGACGTCAGGTAGAACCTTTGACAACCCCATGCCCCATGaaaatatattggtcaataggtttggtggacttaaaatcacccatgatgtcaacaagctcatatatcatataaaaatcagtcatttctcttttctttcatgttcatgttcatgcatagcacccatcttcaatattcatgaatgtctttcatatttaatacataacaatggaatatggtgttatgttttcatcaataaacatactaacaatgtacatatatcaataatcaatgagAAGCATTTGAAAtacataatattactcatgtattactttaagaacatgccaacttactgtccaaagGTACGAATACTAGTTTGAGGCGATATTTCTCGTTCTTATGCTGTCAAATATATCAATAGTTCAGTTTCTATGTATATACTAAGTGAAATTTACTCCTCTACATGTATAACGACTAAGAGAGAtgaaaacttacacccttaagaagttcttgtgatggagaactaaaTTCAAACTTGAAAATGAATAAGAAAAGGAAGAAATGAGCTTTTGAGAGGAAGGGTTCTTGTTCCTTTCGTGTTCTTTGCTGAGTTGAGGTTCAAGGATGGTAAAGAAGCTTAAGGATTTCGAAACATATCTTTTCCTATAACATTTTGTTTTAAAGTTTTAGTGCACCGGCGCTCGAGCGATAagatcttaccgctcgagcgcggaatatTCTGCCTCTGCGCACAGTTTCGTCAAAGATTGCTCCAGAGACAtctcttcccttcataatctgaaaaaaaggtaaacatgaaagttttAGTCATGTGCCTTGGCTTGCTTCTCCAATTGAcctcatgtcatttgaaggTCTGAATAAAACTTTATGCTCAATCTACCaaaatgtgtcattgtaggaataacaatacatacgacacacttcgggtcgcttttggcttgtcttccataatgatttggacaaaactcaaaatatgaAAGTTGTAActttatatcttagctttctaatggttgtggcctcacataatttggataaatattcaaatcattatgctaaaacccgtaaaaaCGACCATATTTTCATCTCATTTTCTATCAACTTCCATTACACAACTTTTACCTACACATCTTAGTATCACTATTTAGATACATATTCATTTTCAATACACTATGGACAACCTAGAAATCATATTCAATCTCCATATCGATACCTCAATCAACATGTAAAACATAATGAGCTAAATAAGTACATAATAAATGACATAAAcatattattatcatttttaCGAGTAACCGAGAATTTCAATTCGCATACGATGCgtgtatatatattaaaatttttctttacatATTTTTATGTGAAAATTTTAGATATTATTCTCAAGAATATGAATTATTTAGGGAAGGTTTGAGGTGTAAATCAAGTAAATATGGTAAATAGGTTGTCAAGTTTATTTTAGGTTGATATTCTCTCCCTTTAAATTAGTAATTCTATCACTGATATTGGGCTGTAATTATCCTGTAAATTACTATAAAGGCAATCTCAATAGTAGAAAAAACTAATTCCCTCAAATCGTCTCTTtcaagttggtatcagagccacccTTTTCTGCCCAGAATTTTTTGCGCCATTACCCTAAGCCAGAACCATGTCAGAACATTTTAGCGAATCCACCACCATTCCCCAATCTTCCTCACAACCCACAGTGACTAGAGATATGCCAAAAACAACCTCTGATTCACACCCAGTTCAAATAACCACCATCAAGCTGAACGGCGACAATTTCTTGCGATGGTCTCAGTCGGTGAGACTGTATATCCGGGGGCGAGGAAAGACGGGATATTTAATGGGTGACAAGAAAGCTCCGTCAGAAGATGACCCAATGTATGCTACATGGGAAGCAGAAAATTCCATGGTAATGACGTGGTTGGTAAACTCCATGGAAGAGGAGATTGGCGCAAATTATATGTGTTTTCCTACGGCATATGAGTAATGGGAAAATATAAATCTGATGTATTCTGATTTAGGCAATCAGTCCCAAATTTTTGAGTTGACTCTCAAAATTAGTGAATTACGACAAGGAGAAGAAACCGTCACCAAGTACTTCAACTCCTTGAAGAGAATCTGGCAGGACCTTTAACTCTTTGATGCTTATGAGTCGAAGAATGCTGAAGATGGACAGCACCACAAGAAAACAGTGGAAGATGACCGTATATTCAAGTTCTTGGCTGGCCTCAATGTTGAGTTTGACGAGGTGAGGGGGAGAATTATCGGTAGGAGACCGCTGCCATCCCTCGGCGAAGCCTTCTCTGAAGTTAGAAGGAAGAGAGCCGGATGAATGTTATGCTCAGCAAGAAGGGACTGCTGCTACCGTTGAAGGTTCTGCTCTTACTTCTACAGGCCTAAACGTGCGCAGAGGTGCTGCCAACCTACGTAAACTAGAGGAGAAACCAAGTGTATGGTGTGACTATTGCAACAGGCCGCGTCACACCCGAGAAACCTGTAGGAATATTCATGGCAAACCCGCCAACTTCAAGGGGAGAACAGGGGAGAAAACTG is drawn from Primulina eburnea isolate SZY01 chromosome 10, ASM2296580v1, whole genome shotgun sequence and contains these coding sequences:
- the LOC140803236 gene encoding NAP1-related protein 2-like isoform X2, whose protein sequence is MGVDKGKKQKLEEVEEGNDGQLHIDEELVLSIEKLQEIQVELEKINEEASDKVLEVEQKYTAMRKPVYDKRNEHIKSIPDFWLTAFMSHPALGELLTENDQKIFKYLGNLEVEESKDVKSGYSITFNFDPNPYFENSVLTKTLTFLEEGTTTITATSIKWKEDLGIPNGVVEEKKGNKRSYAEESFFTWFSETQHKGDMVEIHDEVAEIIKDDLWPNPLTYFINDADEEEFDMDEDDEDDDEEKASVDSEDEDGGEDED
- the LOC140803236 gene encoding NAP1-related protein 2-like isoform X1, which gives rise to MGVDKGKKQKLEEVEEGNDGQLHIDEELVLSIEKLQEIQVELEKINEEASDKVLEVEQKYTAMRKPVYDKRNEHIKSIPDFWLTAFMSHPALGELLTENDQKIFKYLGNLEVEESKDVKSGYSITFNFDPNPYFENSVLTKTLTFLEEGTTTITATSIKWKEDLGIPNGVVEEKKGNKRSYAEESFFTWFSETQHKGDMVEIHDEQVAEIIKDDLWPNPLTYFINDADEEEFDMDEDDEDDDEEKASVDSEDEDGGEDED